From a region of the Eriocheir sinensis breed Jianghai 21 chromosome 25, ASM2467909v1, whole genome shotgun sequence genome:
- the LOC127003542 gene encoding uncharacterized protein LOC127003542 — protein MDFPWVVWPSLWHTIRNWIFANLLIHRYLDQEFDIASFKKGSIQALVHVSGELSKGNFEALDDLITKPSLEEIRRNYANFSLKQRLDLAVVKEDIFFSFPYQIGMIFTNEGGPHERIFVEITMCYHVFRGFQDYINSTTTGETPGGLRGVYDNHDRISIANYRFIREFTKGVVDEWTISLANHFKPGEMIQRQ, from the exons ATGGACTTCCCCTGGGTGGTGTGGCCCAGCCTGTGGCACACTATTCGGAACTGGATATTTGCCAACCTCCTGATCCATCGCTACTTGGACCAGGAGTTTGATATAGCCTCTTTTAAAAAGGGCTCTATTCAG GCTCTCGTGCATGTGTCTGGTGAACTTTCAAAAGGCAACTTTGAAGCTCTTGATGATCTGATCACTAAGCCAAGTttagaggaaataaggaggaattATGCAAACTTTTCTCTGAAACAAAGACTGGATTTGGCTGTTGTAAAGGaagatatatttttctcattcccttACCAAATTGGAATGATATTCACCAATGAAG GCGGCCCTCATGAGCGCATATTTGTGGAGATAACTATGTGCTACCATGTCTTCCGAGGCTTCCAAGACTACATCAACAGCACAACGACTGGGGAGACTCCAGGAGGCCTAAGAGGAGTCTATGATAACCATGACCGCATCTCCATCGCCAATTACAG GTTTATTCGAGAGTTCACCAAGGGTGTTGTGGATGAATGGACCATTAGCCTGGCCAACCACTTCAAGCCGGGGGAGATGATACAACGACAGTGA